The region CACATCACTTAAGAACAAGCACCATTTAGTTTGCATTAGTAACTACAGTATTTACATGACAAGGGTTGATTAATTTGGGCAGGATGTAAATATGCTGCCATGCAGCCTTTGTGTCCCTCAGATCATTCTGAGTCTGTGAGTCAATGTGCAGTTCATCAGTGTGTCCAAAATTCAGTTGAATCCAGAAGACAGGGGCAAGCAGTAGAGGATACTGATGTCTGTTGAAACCCAAACTTAGTCAAGTTGGAACCAATTCCAAAACCAGGTCCGAGTCTGGGCTGAGACCAGAGAAAGTCAAGTCTTATCTTGTCTAACACTGAAACAGGCAAAATCACTttataaaagtgaaaatgtgctgaaaaaggACTGAAAAAGTTTATGAAGGAACAAAGATGAAGATCTACCTGCAGGAGTTTTGTGCTTAACTTCAACGTCCAGCCGGGAACATAGATAGAACATTTAGGACCATTACATACACAGGTTTGTATTAAGAGCACTTCTTAAAACTGCTTTTGGATGAggggagaaaaataaacaaaggtgGCCtgggtgggaaaaaaaaacatctgcgAAAATTGTtagaaaagcaggaaaaagtTTAGTCAACGTCCGATCATGACAGAGAACAGTCCGTGATTTAGAAAAGAGTTCTCAAACTGAGACTCAAGAACTAGAGCCCTGCCAGTCGTTCAGTATATCCTCAGCTGTCCTCATCACTACTGTCCTCTTCGATATGGAAATGCCCTCCTGATATATGCTGAGTCTACAGGTACGTCCTCCTCACAATCTTTTATCGTCGCTGATCGCTCCGGCCCTATCGACAGGCACAAGTATCCACAGACATGCCGGGGTAAACCTTTAGCACCATATTCCTGTTTGGATCCAGGAAAAGAACGCTGAGGGGACTCATCTTCTCTGGAACGCAGCACGGTTCAGGGACACCAGGGACGATTCCCACAGCTCTGACGATGCTCTGGATGGTGGCGTGATTGGAGGGACGCACCACCTAAAGAAATGAGTGGTAGTAAAAGGGATTAATGCTAATACAACTTACtgttttaactgtaaaaaataaaaagatgccAACTGATTCCTGAAAAGGcctgatttatattttcatgaGGTGCAAACGTGACcagaaagtgtaaaaacattatGACTGAAATATTGTTTGTTGTGTACTTTTCCAGTTTTCATTACTTCTGCCTTTTCTTGACGAACTTAAGAACAGATAAAAACCTGTTCATGCCCTATTTTTCAGTCTATGTGTAGTTGTgaatttttaatgtaaaaatacaataagaTATTGtattacaataacaataagATGTTGTAACTGTATCTTCAgcagtttcagttcatttaagTCCTGATGTGGGACACTTAATCACATCAATGCTGCATGAgcagagtctgtgtgtgagatTATCTTTTCTAATGTctgaattcaaaatgaaaatgaagccAGTGATAAAAGTTAAACGTTTCTCTGGCTCACTTTAGGGATGGGGAATCCACAGGTCCCGGCGCAGTAGAAGGCATCAAACGACTTTGGCGCCAAAACCCACTCGCTCCAGCCGATGTCAGCGAAGTCCACCCTGAGGTAACGCCTGGAGCAAACCCTGGGCTCGCTCCACTGTCTCCTCCTGGCCTTTTTCATCGTCCTCTCATCGAAGCTCAGCACCTGGGGCTTACTCAGGCCCTCGCTGCTCTCCTGACCCTGCTTTCTTCCCGGTTTCACTGCTGCTTTGGATTTTGCTGGGAAATACGTGTTCTGCCACAGTTCATGATTCTTCAAGGAGTTGTACTGGACCTCTGGGATGTCGTTGGTTTGGATCTGGAGATGAAGCTCCCTCCGGATCCTTGGGGCTGAGGATGAAGCTGAGGGGGACACATCCTCTCCTACAGGGAAGGACCCGTACCGCTGGAGTGACATGGCCACACTGTTTGGCTCATCTATAGCTTGATCATCAGCGTATACCAAGATATATGGCAGGTTGGCTGGAGAGAGGCGCTCTTGGCCGTGAGGACTCCTCTGCTGCCGAGCCGCCCTGAACCCCATATCAAACTCCACCATGACCACAAGCTCTTTGACAACCCTGGCATGATTCACCACCGCCGTTACATCCCTTGTTTGCCAAGAGCCTTTCTTGAAAGGAGCCAGAGTTATGTTTCCCAGCGGTGTTGCAAAAGATGAGTTTGGGGATGATCCACGGAAGAGGAGCTGCGGGGAAGGAGGATCGGGATGCTGGAAGCCGCCGGATGGGTGGCGGGGCCTTCGGAAACGCCACGGTCGCTGGTGGTGGCGGGGCCGCTTGTAGAGGAAGTGAAAAGAGGCGAAGAGGATGAGCTCTGATTCCTGGATGGAGGACAGGTTGAACTGGAGCACGTCTTTACCGTGCAAGACTCCTGTGGAATTTGAAAAGAAATTGGAAGAAGAATGAGTCGACTGACTAGAAAAACAAAGTtcttcaagtaaaaaaaaaaacattggagagaacagagaaaaacaacctTCCTTTAACCCTGTCTTTTATGCTTTTTCTAATTTATCTATTGGCTTTAAAAAAGGATTCATCAAACAGTGATGCGCTTGCTGGTTCAACCATACAGATGTTTTGTCAAACAGATGCTAAAGCCCTGAAGGAGGATCTCTCTCTGAAATGAACAACAAAGACGACTAAAGCGATCGAGTTGCAGCCTTGAaccttttccccctctcttctttTGCCTCCTCTATCATCTCATTCTGGCACGTTTGACTGACATGAATAACAGCATCCAGTATATCTTCCGCAAAATGTTGCTCAACACATCTGACTGACATAAGCAGCAGCATGGAAAATATTAAACGGGGCACGCTTAAGTGCCTGCCTCACGCATGACCAAAAGCCTCATCCTAGATCGCTTTACTCTGGAAGTTCAGCCTTGTCTCCCACCCTTCCACCACAGCCTGAAAGACAAAC is a window of Siniperca chuatsi isolate FFG_IHB_CAS linkage group LG20, ASM2008510v1, whole genome shotgun sequence DNA encoding:
- the gdf10b gene encoding growth/differentiation factor 10b encodes the protein MESFPRTPTMASRLFHTLHLLLILESSWGKVVSEDLGEAVRQGADGPPAVEQRVFAHESANRDMVSINMFKVYEKYSKEPQSQKDGNTVRSFKAVPRVLHGKDVLQFNLSSIQESELILFASFHFLYKRPRHHQRPWRFRRPRHPSGGFQHPDPPSPQLLFRGSSPNSSFATPLGNITLAPFKKGSWQTRDVTAVVNHARVVKELVVMVEFDMGFRAARQQRSPHGQERLSPANLPYILVYADDQAIDEPNSVAMSLQRYGSFPVGEDVSPSASSSAPRIRRELHLQIQTNDIPEVQYNSLKNHELWQNTYFPAKSKAAVKPGRKQGQESSEGLSKPQVLSFDERTMKKARRRQWSEPRVCSRRYLRVDFADIGWSEWVLAPKSFDAFYCAGTCGFPIPKVVRPSNHATIQSIVRAVGIVPGVPEPCCVPEKMSPLSVLFLDPNRNMVLKVYPGMSVDTCACR